CAGATCCGCACGTGCGGATCCTGGTCGACGGCGATGGGAACCAGCGTCGGCTGGCGACCCGAAACGAGTTGCGGAAGCAGGAGGTGCGTCGCCTGCACGGCGGGGTAGAACTGCAGTCCGACGGTATCCTGCTCGCCGTAGACGGCCTCGACGGTTGCGGGCGTGAGGTGTTTCGCGAGGCGAACGGCGATCGGATAGATGACGTCCGCGTCCGCGGAATCGACGACGATCCGCGTCCGGTCGGGATCGAGGCCGACGGCGAGGATATCCCGCAGGTTCTCGCGGGTGTGCTCGCCGATCTCCGCGAACGACCGGTCCTTCGCGAGGAACTTCTCGTCGTCCGAGAGAGGGACGGTGACGGTCGCGCCCGTCTCCTGCTGGAAGCGCTTCGCGAGATAGAGCGGCAGAGCGTGGCCGAGGTGCATCGGACCGGACGGTCCCCTGCCGGTGACGACGGCGTGGGGAGCGCCCGATTCGGCGGCCTCGAGATAGCGATCGACGCCCCGTCCGGCGTAGAACGTCCGCCGGCGGATCGCCGGATGATCGGGCAGGCGGTCGATCTGCTCGTCGGTGAGGGGGTCGGCACCGAAGCGCTCGAGCAGTTTCGCATAGTCGACGTCGCCTTCGACGTCGTACGGCGTAACGGTGAAGTCGTCGGCGGCAGTCGTGTCGTCGACGTCGGCAATCGTACGGTCGGTTCTGTCGGTCGAATCGGTCGGGTTCGGCATTCTATTTCGAATTCGATGGCGGCGGCTGACCCGCGATACGTGGAGAAGAACGGAGGGAGCGCCCGTCGCCGCGGCCGCCGGGTTAGGCCGCGTCGCCCGCGGTGACGAGACTGTTCGCTCTCGAGACGTCCCGGCGCCAGTGCCACTCGAGAGCGGACGGCATCGAGTAACCAGTGTCGCGCGGCGATAACAAGCGTTTCGGCCGGCTCAGTCTCGAGACGGATCCGGATCCGGATCCGTCACGAACTCGAGCAACTCGTCGGGATCGGTCTCGAGTCCCTGCCGGGAGAAGAAGTTCGCGACGTTCTCGCAGTCCCGCTCGAGGAAGGTGCGGCTGTTGGGATGGTGGACGGTCACGGCCTGGCCGAGGTCGATGACGACGAGCTGGCCCTCGTCGAAGACGACGTTGTACTCGCTCAGGTCGCCGTGGATCAGCCCCGCCGAGTAGAGTCGGCGCATGTACTCGCGCATGACCTCGTAGGCGGTCTGTGGGTTCTCGATGTGGACCTCGCCGAGGCGCTTCGCGCGGCCCTCGTCGTCGCCGATGTACTCCATCACGAGGACGTTGCGCTCGGTCGCGATCGGCTCCGGCACCCGGACGCCCGCCCGGGCCGCCCGTCCGAGGTTGGCGTACTCCTTTTTGGTCCAGGCGAGGACGACGTCCTTCTTCTTGCCCCCTAGGCCCTCGAAGCGCGGATCGCCCTCGAGGTAGTCGCGCATCTGCCGGAAGTTCGAGGCGTTGATCCGGTAGACCTTGACGGCGACGTCGCGGTCGTCGCCGAGCGCGTGGTAGACGTTCGCCTCCTTGCCGGTCGAGAGCGGGCCGCCGAAGGCCTCGACGTAGCCGTCCTGGACCAGTTTGTACAGCGCCGCCAGCGTCGCATCGTCGAACACCGACTGCTCGACCTTGAACTGGTCGGCGTCCTTGATCCGCTCTTCGAACTGCTCGAACTTCCGATCGCGCTTGCGGGCGATTCGATCGGCTTCGGTGTCCGAGACGTCGATCTCCTCCCACTCGTCCCCCGGCGTCTCGGCTTCCTCGAGATCGACCAGTCCGTACTCCGATTCCGGTCCCTGTTCCATCTACTCGGTCCTACTCGCTCTGGCGGGTAAAGTACTGGGTATCCTCTACCCGAGCCCGGGTCGCGTCGCCGCTTACCGCGACGGCGTTCGACGTCGGCTCTCCCGAGACTCCGTCGAGATGCCGAGAACAACCGTCGGCCGCGTCAGTTTGTCGACCCCGTTTACTCGCCCGAACCGGGTCGGTGTAGCCCCCGCACAGACTTATGTGCAGGTTCGTGGTCAGAAGATCTGCAGAACTATGAGTGACGTTAACACGCCAAGTGACGGGGAACCGGACCAGGATCACGACCACGCACATCACGACCACGACCACGAGGGGCCCGGCTACGCGACGCCCCAGGCCGCCATCGAGGAAGGAGGACGGGAGGAACTCGCCTACGTGATGAGCCTCTACGTCGGCACGGACGTCGACGCGCCCGACTTCGTAGCGGTCGTCGACCTCGATCCCGACTCCGACACCCACGGAGAGATCCTCGACCAGGTCGAGCTACCCAACCGCGGCGACGAACTTCACCACTTCGGCTGGAACGCCTGTTCCTCCTCGTGTCACGTGGAGGGTCTCGAGCGCCGGCACCTGATCGTCCCCGGTCAGCGCTCCTCGCGGATCCACGTGATCGACGCGAAGGATCGGCGGAACCCGGAACTGGTCGAGGTGATCGAACCTGAGGAGGTCTTCGAGCACGACCTCTCCGCACCGCATACCGTCCACTGCATTCCGGACGGGGAGATCCTAATCAGCATGCTCGGGGACGCCGACGGCGAGCTTCCGGGCGGGTTCCTCGAACTGAACGACGACTTCGAGATCGAAGGGCGGTGGGAGCCGCCGGGCGAGGTCGAGATG
This DNA window, taken from Natronococcus sp. CG52, encodes the following:
- the rio1 gene encoding serine/threonine-protein kinase Rio1, translated to MEQGPESEYGLVDLEEAETPGDEWEEIDVSDTEADRIARKRDRKFEQFEERIKDADQFKVEQSVFDDATLAALYKLVQDGYVEAFGGPLSTGKEANVYHALGDDRDVAVKVYRINASNFRQMRDYLEGDPRFEGLGGKKKDVVLAWTKKEYANLGRAARAGVRVPEPIATERNVLVMEYIGDDEGRAKRLGEVHIENPQTAYEVMREYMRRLYSAGLIHGDLSEYNVVFDEGQLVVIDLGQAVTVHHPNSRTFLERDCENVANFFSRQGLETDPDELLEFVTDPDPDPSRD
- a CDS encoding tryptophan--tRNA ligase, with the translated sequence MPNPTDSTDRTDRTIADVDDTTAADDFTVTPYDVEGDVDYAKLLERFGADPLTDEQIDRLPDHPAIRRRTFYAGRGVDRYLEAAESGAPHAVVTGRGPSGPMHLGHALPLYLAKRFQQETGATVTVPLSDDEKFLAKDRSFAEIGEHTRENLRDILAVGLDPDRTRIVVDSADADVIYPIAVRLAKHLTPATVEAVYGEQDTVGLQFYPAVQATHLLLPQLVSGRQPTLVPIAVDQDPHVRICRDVAAKGALPVEKPGALLGRFLPGLEGPGKMSSSGDSASIALTDDPETVAETIRTRAYTGGRATLEEHRERGGDPSVDVPFRYLRYFFEADDDELERLAREYRSGDLLSAELKGIAIERITDFLAEHQRRRAALGPLADELEPYRLTAEERRTALESAGVPASLRT